A window from Symbiopectobacterium purcellii encodes these proteins:
- the gspC gene encoding type II secretion system protein GspC produces MSQVIQQRVQGLLSIGTRLPSSWLRLGVMGLLFVLICQQLAVWTWRVLLPAQPMVNAVSLSPAHATLTPSQTTVYTLFGRSPSATSLKPVPEGVLEGDIPVSSLQLTVTGILASRQTDRAIVIIAKDGRQFSRGVGDAVPGYEARIVTISADRIVLEHQGRYEALYLYRDDVGATNSNSSSASKPPAAALSAVRNTLKSEPMKVMEYLSIAPQMKDNALAGYRLNPGKKTELFYRLGLHDNDLAVALNGMDLRDTEQGQQAMAQLPQLSELTLTIERDGQRQDITLTLDGAANDESEQHAGRDEP; encoded by the coding sequence ATGTCTCAGGTGATACAACAACGCGTACAAGGTTTACTGTCTATCGGCACGCGTCTGCCTTCCTCCTGGCTCCGGCTCGGGGTGATGGGGCTGTTGTTCGTGCTGATTTGCCAACAGCTCGCCGTCTGGACCTGGCGCGTGTTGTTGCCCGCGCAACCGATGGTGAACGCCGTCTCTCTCTCGCCTGCACATGCTACGTTAACACCGTCACAAACCACCGTGTATACGCTGTTTGGCCGCTCTCCCAGTGCGACTTCACTTAAGCCTGTGCCAGAGGGCGTATTAGAGGGGGATATCCCCGTTTCTTCTCTGCAACTGACCGTGACCGGCATTCTGGCAAGCCGACAGACCGATCGCGCCATTGTGATTATCGCCAAAGATGGTCGGCAATTCAGCCGTGGCGTCGGCGACGCCGTTCCTGGCTATGAGGCCCGGATTGTGACCATCTCTGCCGATCGTATCGTACTAGAACACCAGGGGCGTTATGAAGCGCTCTACCTGTATCGCGATGACGTTGGCGCAACCAACAGTAACAGCAGCAGTGCCTCCAAGCCGCCCGCGGCAGCACTGAGCGCAGTACGTAATACATTAAAATCAGAACCGATGAAGGTGATGGAATACCTCTCGATCGCCCCTCAGATGAAAGATAACGCGTTAGCGGGCTATCGCCTGAACCCGGGGAAAAAAACCGAACTGTTCTACCGCCTGGGGCTGCATGACAACGATCTGGCGGTGGCGCTCAACGGTATGGATTTGCGTGATACAGAACAGGGACAGCAAGCCATGGCGCAACTGCCGCAGTTGAGTGAATTGACGTTGACGATAGAGCGCGACGGACAGCGCCAGGACATTACGTTGACCCTTGATGGGGCGGCGAACGATGAGAGTGAACAGCACGCGGGCAGAGATGAGCCGTAA
- a CDS encoding glycosyl hydrolase family 28 protein, which produces MTQFLPRTRLTLCATLVLGGLLAGCDNNSSHTTTPVDRSAAPQKLQVPTLAFDDSTISLAWEKPTTPSGEIKDYNVYMNGKLLGSTLDNQDKHSPAKPYIDNFYSKFDADNWHVRVKFHNFTADSTDGLKPDTEYKFTVRTVYADGKESVDSETLTQRTSKTPHVIDVKAEGAVDNGTTVNTTIIQQAIDSCTIQAYPEGCKVLLSGGVFKSGALFLHSDMTFEIAEGAKLLGSENPADYPVAKGYYLYPYLIQGEMLTKRPPSLLNVLEANDHGHTEAGTFKNIRIVGKGSIDGNGWVAGISTAKPAATLTDELGNELPQIRASSSAKVSSDGILAKNQTQAAVDEGVALDDAYKNRRSSMMTLRGVSNLYVGGLTVLNPAYHGVMALESENVVMHGLQHKTYDGNNADGIEFGNSQNVMVYNNFFDTGDDSVNFAAGYGAGVEEFSQKAQSGAWIFNNYFREGHGAVVAGSHTGAWIEKIVSENNVMYLTDVGLRMKSRPYYGGGARDVLFRDNAMKDIGGNEPFIFTIAYSADTNDTLPAKEPAQFRDITVYNITIDGSNKKSSIAVDGMTQAAMDTAYGFDLGAVDN; this is translated from the coding sequence ATGACGCAATTTTTACCCAGAACCCGATTAACGTTGTGCGCAACCTTGGTATTGGGGGGATTGTTGGCGGGCTGTGATAATAACTCCAGTCATACCACCACGCCGGTTGACCGTTCAGCCGCACCGCAGAAATTGCAGGTGCCGACGCTGGCCTTTGATGACAGCACTATCTCGCTGGCATGGGAGAAGCCCACGACCCCGAGCGGTGAGATCAAAGACTACAACGTGTATATGAACGGCAAGCTGCTGGGCAGCACGCTGGACAACCAGGATAAACACTCACCTGCCAAACCGTATATCGATAACTTCTACAGCAAATTCGATGCGGATAACTGGCATGTGCGCGTCAAGTTCCACAACTTCACCGCTGACAGCACGGACGGTTTGAAACCGGATACCGAATACAAGTTTACGGTGCGTACCGTGTATGCCGATGGCAAAGAGTCGGTAGACAGTGAAACCCTCACGCAACGTACCAGCAAAACGCCGCATGTGATTGATGTGAAAGCAGAAGGTGCGGTGGATAATGGTACAACGGTAAACACCACGATCATTCAACAAGCGATCGATTCCTGTACCATCCAGGCGTACCCAGAAGGGTGTAAGGTGCTGCTGAGTGGCGGTGTATTTAAGAGCGGTGCGCTGTTCCTGCACAGCGATATGACCTTTGAAATTGCGGAAGGTGCCAAACTGCTCGGCTCCGAAAATCCTGCGGATTATCCGGTAGCAAAAGGCTATTACCTTTACCCGTACCTCATTCAAGGTGAGATGCTGACCAAACGTCCTCCGTCTCTGCTTAACGTGCTGGAAGCTAACGATCACGGTCACACCGAAGCGGGAACGTTCAAAAATATCCGTATCGTGGGTAAAGGCAGCATTGACGGCAATGGTTGGGTAGCGGGTATTAGTACGGCTAAACCTGCGGCGACCCTTACCGATGAACTGGGCAATGAACTGCCGCAAATTCGTGCCAGTAGCTCGGCCAAAGTCAGCAGCGACGGTATTCTGGCGAAAAACCAGACGCAAGCTGCCGTCGATGAAGGTGTGGCACTGGACGATGCCTACAAAAACCGCCGCTCATCGATGATGACGCTGCGTGGCGTAAGCAACCTCTATGTGGGCGGCCTGACCGTTCTGAACCCGGCCTATCACGGTGTGATGGCGTTGGAATCAGAAAACGTGGTGATGCACGGACTGCAACACAAAACCTATGACGGTAACAACGCCGATGGTATTGAGTTCGGTAACAGCCAAAACGTCATGGTTTATAACAACTTCTTCGATACCGGGGACGACAGCGTCAACTTCGCCGCAGGGTATGGTGCAGGGGTTGAAGAGTTTAGTCAGAAAGCGCAAAGCGGTGCCTGGATCTTCAACAACTACTTCCGTGAAGGTCACGGTGCGGTGGTTGCAGGCAGCCATACTGGTGCCTGGATCGAGAAGATCGTCTCTGAAAACAACGTGATGTACCTGACTGACGTTGGTCTGCGCATGAAGAGCCGTCCGTATTACGGCGGTGGTGCGCGTGACGTGCTGTTCCGCGATAACGCGATGAAAGATATCGGTGGCAACGAGCCGTTTATTTTCACCATCGCGTACAGCGCGGATACCAACGACACCCTGCCTGCCAAAGAACCGGCACAGTTCCGCGATATCACCGTATACAACATCACTATCGATGGCTCTAACAAGAAGAGCAGTATCGCGGTGGATGGTATGACTCAGGCAGCAATGGATACCGCGTATGGGTTTGATCTAGGGGCTGTTGACAATTAA
- a CDS encoding pectate lyase family protein, translated as MLVKNSRRFRYSVLCVALSSLFLSGCDNSSSHTELTDDTLPVKTAPFGWTAQYKDVDGTAAATTGGEGARAESIYVVSSRQELKDALSNVRSPNYLAGDATAELTAKLEPKIIYWVGTIRGDDLGNGTYADATYYKTKPNKTTFDFDLYVKAFDKDYLAQLQATIDAGGAEATTAQTELTLLKKQNGQRSQYANNQKAQIQFQVPPNTTILDVGQDARLEEGYLSINTLSHTFNKTDNSNIIIRNITFQAPRDFAPAWDAGDGASGNWNARYDAVSINASKNVWIDHCTFTDGEHPDSKEQVLFGKHIQRHDGLLDIEDGADYLTISYNVFEEHDKTTIIGSGDSDEGEYRITFEGNLWSNLTQRAPRVRFGQVHLVNNYHRGATDADYPILYSIGMGFASSILSEGNVFNFQGAGAEESTIIGAYKGSKFKDNGSWFNGAQAKNLNQIAIEKCTALQEEEKAAAESANKAPGNWALETCTNDIDWEPPYTYAVGKSIAAVEKYVLENAGAGKLSISLPD; from the coding sequence ATGTTAGTCAAAAATAGTCGGCGTTTCCGCTATAGCGTACTTTGTGTTGCCTTGTCGTCTTTATTCTTATCCGGATGCGATAACAGCTCATCGCATACCGAACTGACTGATGACACGCTACCGGTTAAAACCGCCCCGTTTGGTTGGACCGCGCAGTATAAGGATGTGGATGGTACGGCAGCAGCCACAACCGGTGGAGAAGGGGCGCGGGCTGAAAGTATTTACGTTGTGAGTTCTCGCCAGGAATTAAAAGATGCGTTAAGCAATGTGCGCAGTCCCAATTACCTTGCCGGGGATGCCACGGCGGAGCTGACTGCCAAGCTTGAGCCAAAAATTATCTATTGGGTTGGCACCATCCGTGGCGATGATTTAGGCAATGGCACTTATGCGGACGCCACCTACTATAAAACCAAACCCAATAAAACCACCTTTGATTTTGACCTGTATGTGAAGGCGTTTGATAAGGATTATCTGGCGCAGTTGCAAGCGACAATTGATGCCGGTGGCGCAGAAGCGACAACGGCGCAGACCGAACTTACGCTGCTGAAAAAACAGAACGGTCAGCGCTCGCAGTATGCCAATAACCAGAAAGCGCAGATCCAGTTCCAAGTGCCGCCCAATACCACCATTTTGGACGTGGGACAAGATGCGAGGCTGGAAGAGGGGTATCTGTCAATCAATACCCTGAGCCATACCTTCAACAAGACGGATAACAGCAACATCATTATTCGCAACATTACCTTCCAGGCCCCGCGTGACTTTGCACCCGCCTGGGATGCCGGTGATGGCGCATCAGGAAACTGGAATGCGCGTTACGATGCGGTCTCTATCAATGCCAGTAAAAATGTCTGGATCGATCACTGTACCTTTACCGACGGTGAGCACCCAGACAGCAAAGAGCAGGTGCTGTTTGGTAAACACATTCAACGTCATGATGGTTTGCTGGATATCGAAGATGGCGCGGATTACCTGACCATATCCTATAACGTTTTCGAAGAGCACGATAAAACTACCATTATCGGTTCAGGTGACAGCGATGAGGGTGAATACCGCATTACCTTTGAAGGTAACCTGTGGAGCAACTTAACTCAGCGCGCACCGCGCGTGCGTTTTGGTCAGGTGCACCTGGTGAATAACTACCACCGTGGCGCCACCGATGCGGATTATCCCATTCTTTATTCCATCGGTATGGGGTTTGCCTCTTCTATTTTATCCGAAGGAAATGTGTTTAATTTCCAAGGTGCGGGTGCAGAGGAAAGTACCATTATTGGTGCCTATAAAGGCAGCAAATTTAAAGATAACGGCTCCTGGTTTAATGGCGCACAGGCCAAAAACTTGAACCAGATAGCCATTGAAAAATGCACAGCATTGCAAGAAGAAGAAAAAGCCGCTGCGGAGAGTGCAAACAAAGCACCAGGAAACTGGGCGTTGGAAACCTGTACCAATGATATTGATTGGGAACCGCCTTATACCTATGCCGTGGGTAAATCTATCGCAGCCGTTGAAAAGTATGTTTTGGAAAATGCGGGCGCAGGAAAATTGTCAATATCGCTGCCTGACTGA
- the gspB gene encoding type II secretion system assembly factor GspB — MPGYLLVTYALLLLSLGWFAHQRWIERPARVMASTTNAAQPHNEAPPSENMPPLTQAVPASPPTAPKADPSPSPAAAPKPAKVEKGQVPPLTYSAHVFTSDPSRRSVTLNGVRYQEGESPMEGLVIEQIQQDVTLFDANGEIFILDALSDWPGGDIKEVGAE, encoded by the coding sequence ATGCCGGGGTATCTGTTGGTGACCTATGCGCTACTGCTGCTATCATTGGGGTGGTTTGCTCACCAACGTTGGATAGAAAGGCCCGCGCGCGTTATGGCATCGACGACAAACGCAGCACAACCGCACAACGAAGCCCCACCGAGCGAGAATATGCCGCCATTGACACAAGCCGTTCCCGCAAGCCCGCCGACAGCACCGAAGGCCGATCCGTCACCGTCCCCAGCAGCTGCCCCAAAACCGGCTAAAGTTGAAAAGGGACAAGTGCCACCGCTGACTTATAGCGCGCATGTGTTCACCTCAGACCCGTCGCGACGCAGCGTGACGCTCAACGGCGTGCGTTATCAAGAGGGAGAGAGTCCAATGGAAGGGTTGGTGATCGAACAGATTCAGCAGGACGTCACACTCTTCGATGCCAACGGAGAGATTTTCATTCTGGATGCGCTTTCGGACTGGCCTGGCGGTGATATCAAAGAGGTGGGCGCGGAGTAG
- the gspS gene encoding type II secretion system pilot lipoprotein GspS codes for MRSPLLTFSAVTLLCITLVGCLAPTRSITPASSVSSVSAAEQLNQIASLVAASRYLKSQCNRSDFPDDGTLQRAALAVAQQKGWNTAHFPQLASRSENLYQGLLQDGTSKEAQCSEFNRSLAPFIDFIRKDFR; via the coding sequence ATGCGGTCCCCTTTGTTGACGTTTTCAGCAGTCACCTTGTTGTGCATTACGCTGGTCGGTTGCCTGGCACCGACGCGCTCCATTACGCCGGCATCGTCAGTGTCTTCGGTCAGTGCTGCCGAGCAACTGAATCAGATTGCGTCGTTGGTAGCGGCAAGCCGTTATTTGAAATCCCAATGCAATCGCAGCGATTTCCCCGATGACGGCACGCTCCAACGCGCCGCCCTGGCCGTGGCGCAGCAAAAAGGGTGGAACACCGCCCATTTCCCTCAATTGGCCTCGCGTAGCGAAAACCTGTATCAAGGGTTATTACAGGATGGTACGTCGAAAGAGGCGCAGTGTTCAGAGTTCAACCGCTCACTGGCCCCGTTTATTGATTTCATCAGAAAAGATTTCAGGTAA
- the alaC gene encoding alanine transaminase yields the protein MADSNSPRRFTRIDRLPPYVFNITAELKMAARRRGEDIIDFSMGNPDGPTPPHIVEKLCTVAQRDDTHGYSTSRGIPRLRRAISRWYDERYGVEIDPESEAIVTIGSKEGVAHLMLATLDHGDTVLVPNPSYPIHIYGAVIAGAQVRSVPLVEGVDFFNELERAIRESIPKPKMMILGFPSNPTAQCVELDFFERVVALAKQYNVLVIHDLAYADIVYDGWKAPSIMQVPGAKDIAVEFFTLSKSYNMAGWRIGFMVGNKELVNALARIKSYHDYGTFTPLQVAAIAALEGDQQCVRDIAEQYRQRRNVLVKGLHEAGWMVDEPKASMYVWAKIPEPYAHLGSLEFAKRLLAEAKVCVSPGIGFGDYGDTHVRFALIENQDRIRQAVRGIKAMFRADGLLSAGKSSVA from the coding sequence ATGGCTGATTCAAATTCTCCGCGTCGTTTTACGCGCATCGATCGTCTTCCCCCGTATGTATTTAACATTACCGCTGAATTGAAAATGGCTGCCCGCCGTCGTGGCGAGGACATCATTGACTTCAGTATGGGTAACCCGGATGGGCCGACACCGCCTCACATCGTCGAGAAACTGTGTACGGTCGCGCAGCGGGATGATACTCACGGCTATTCCACTTCACGCGGCATTCCGCGTTTGCGTCGGGCCATTTCGCGTTGGTATGACGAACGCTATGGCGTCGAGATCGATCCGGAAAGTGAAGCCATCGTCACGATTGGCTCCAAAGAAGGGGTGGCACACCTGATGCTGGCAACGCTGGATCACGGTGACACCGTATTAGTGCCGAACCCCAGCTATCCCATTCATATCTACGGTGCGGTGATCGCGGGTGCACAGGTGCGTTCTGTGCCGCTGGTGGAGGGCGTTGATTTCTTCAACGAACTGGAAAGGGCCATCCGCGAAAGTATTCCCAAACCCAAAATGATGATTCTGGGCTTCCCCTCGAACCCAACGGCGCAGTGCGTTGAGCTGGATTTCTTCGAGCGCGTTGTTGCGCTGGCGAAGCAGTACAACGTGCTGGTCATACACGATTTGGCTTATGCCGACATCGTGTACGATGGCTGGAAAGCACCGTCGATCATGCAAGTTCCGGGCGCGAAGGATATTGCCGTCGAATTCTTTACCTTGTCCAAAAGTTACAACATGGCCGGGTGGCGCATCGGCTTTATGGTGGGCAATAAAGAGTTGGTCAATGCGCTGGCGCGCATCAAAAGTTATCACGACTACGGCACCTTTACCCCGCTGCAAGTCGCCGCCATTGCAGCCCTTGAAGGCGATCAGCAGTGCGTGCGCGATATTGCCGAGCAATATCGTCAACGCCGTAACGTATTGGTGAAAGGGCTGCATGAAGCGGGATGGATGGTGGATGAACCCAAAGCCTCCATGTACGTTTGGGCGAAAATCCCTGAACCTTATGCGCATCTGGGTTCATTGGAATTTGCCAAACGGTTGTTGGCCGAAGCAAAAGTGTGTGTGTCTCCCGGCATCGGTTTTGGTGATTACGGCGATACGCATGTGCGCTTCGCGTTGATTGAAAATCAGGATCGTATTCGTCAGGCGGTACGCGGTATCAAGGCTATGTTCCGCGCTGATGGGCTTCTTTCTGCCGGAAAATCATCGGTAGCCTGA
- the dgcN gene encoding N-acetyltransferase DgcN, producing MDIKKPYLLFLGDAHDQLAAKVAIGIKQWHPEYCVGQYRMADCHADCGLPDLDIPAERAAGAQTLVIGVANRGGIISQQWIAILREALESGMDLAAGLHNKLADVPELRELAAKLGRSLFDVRHPTETYPVANGRKRSGKRLLPVGTDCSCGKMYTALAIEKEILASGVKATFRATGQTGILISGAGVSIDAVVSDFIAGAVEVLAPANDADHWDVIEGQGSLFHPSFAGVTTGIIHGAQPDALVLCHEPTRKTMRGVDYPIPDLAACMALNLSMARLTNPDARFVGISVNTSALDEDAALSLLATIEAEFGLPAVDPVRHGVGRIVEALASL from the coding sequence ATGGATATCAAAAAGCCCTATTTGCTTTTTCTTGGTGATGCGCACGATCAGTTAGCCGCCAAGGTCGCTATCGGCATCAAGCAGTGGCACCCCGAATATTGCGTGGGCCAATACCGTATGGCGGATTGTCACGCAGATTGCGGCCTGCCGGATCTGGATATCCCAGCAGAACGGGCCGCCGGAGCACAAACCCTGGTGATTGGCGTGGCTAACCGGGGCGGCATTATTTCTCAACAGTGGATCGCCATTTTACGTGAAGCCCTGGAAAGCGGCATGGACCTCGCCGCCGGGTTGCACAACAAACTCGCTGACGTGCCGGAATTGCGCGAACTGGCGGCAAAACTGGGGCGTTCCCTGTTTGACGTGCGCCATCCAACGGAAACCTACCCAGTGGCAAACGGCCGCAAGCGCAGCGGCAAACGCCTGTTGCCCGTCGGCACCGATTGCTCCTGTGGTAAAATGTACACGGCGCTGGCTATCGAAAAAGAGATTCTGGCAAGCGGCGTCAAGGCGACGTTCCGCGCGACCGGCCAGACCGGTATTCTGATCAGCGGTGCAGGTGTCAGTATTGATGCCGTGGTTTCTGACTTTATCGCCGGGGCCGTTGAAGTGTTGGCTCCCGCCAATGATGCGGATCACTGGGATGTGATTGAAGGCCAAGGCTCATTGTTCCACCCATCCTTTGCAGGCGTGACCACCGGGATTATTCACGGTGCACAACCGGATGCGCTGGTACTGTGTCATGAACCAACACGCAAAACCATGCGTGGCGTTGACTACCCGATCCCCGATCTGGCGGCCTGCATGGCACTCAACCTGTCGATGGCGCGGCTGACCAACCCTGATGCCCGGTTTGTTGGCATCTCGGTGAATACTTCCGCTCTGGATGAAGACGCCGCCCTCTCTCTGTTGGCAACCATTGAAGCCGAATTCGGCCTGCCGGCGGTTGATCCGGTGCGCCACGGTGTGGGCCGTATCGTTGAAGCATTGGCCAGCCTATGA
- the dgcA gene encoding N-acetyl-D-Glu racemase DgcA has product MTELTLSRESWPLREVFTISRGSKRQADVVVAALRAGDITGYGECLPYARYGESVDSVTEQIASLESDLRNGLDRLTLQSRLPAGAARNALDCALWDLECKLYRQRIWQRLTLPVPHTLETAYTLSLDTPEHMRHAAEKQAHRPLLKLKLADQHDLERVAAVRAGAPSARLIVDANEGWDEALYTRLVPELVKLGVTMIEQPMPAGKDEALASLPRPIPICADESCHDSHSLAGLVGRYDMVNIKLDKTGGLTEALRLRDEAVKHGLKIMVGCMVSTSLAMAPAFIVAQGADVVDLDGPLLLQRDRDNGLEYQGSIINPPSAALWG; this is encoded by the coding sequence ATGACCGAACTTACCTTATCTCGTGAAAGCTGGCCGCTGCGTGAAGTGTTTACCATTTCACGCGGTAGCAAAAGGCAGGCCGATGTGGTGGTTGCCGCCCTCAGGGCCGGTGATATTACCGGCTATGGTGAATGCCTGCCCTACGCGCGTTACGGCGAGTCAGTCGACAGTGTCACAGAGCAAATCGCGTCGCTTGAGAGCGACTTGCGCAACGGGCTGGACAGACTCACACTGCAATCCCGTTTGCCTGCGGGAGCCGCGCGCAACGCGCTCGACTGCGCCCTGTGGGATTTGGAGTGCAAGCTCTATCGTCAGCGCATCTGGCAACGGCTCACTCTGCCGGTACCACACACGCTGGAAACCGCCTATACCCTGTCACTGGACACACCCGAACACATGCGTCATGCGGCAGAGAAGCAGGCACACCGTCCGTTGCTGAAACTGAAGCTGGCCGATCAACACGATCTGGAACGGGTCGCCGCCGTACGTGCAGGAGCTCCCTCCGCGCGCCTGATCGTGGATGCCAACGAAGGGTGGGATGAAGCACTTTATACCCGTCTGGTACCGGAGCTGGTCAAACTGGGGGTTACCATGATTGAGCAGCCGATGCCCGCCGGAAAAGATGAGGCGCTGGCATCCTTGCCACGTCCCATCCCGATTTGTGCCGATGAGTCCTGTCACGACAGTCATTCACTGGCCGGACTGGTGGGTCGTTACGACATGGTTAACATCAAACTCGACAAAACCGGTGGCCTAACCGAAGCGCTGCGGCTGCGTGATGAAGCAGTCAAGCATGGCCTAAAAATTATGGTAGGCTGCATGGTCAGTACATCGTTGGCGATGGCACCTGCGTTTATCGTGGCGCAGGGGGCTGATGTGGTGGATTTGGATGGCCCACTGTTGCTGCAACGCGATCGCGATAACGGGCTGGAATACCAAGGCAGCATCATCAACCCGCCTTCAGCCGCGCTGTGGGGCTAG
- a CDS encoding D-amino-acid transaminase yields MQRIVYVDGQYVEEQDAKVSVFDRGFLFADAVYEVTAVINGKLAEYDGHITRLQLSCRELALQLPVSIEELKKIHLALIDKNQLHEGAIYLQLSRGNAGDRDFHFPGAEVKSTLVLFTQARAVIDNPKAETGLHVVTCPDIRWHRRDIKTVSLLAACLAKEVAHSKGADDAFLVENGFITEGSSCNCYIVLADNTVVTRQLSNDILHGITRQSLLELAAKDNITLEERPFTPEEAYHASEIFLSSATTFVLPVVSLDGKTIGTGKPGPIAKRLREIYIARVKAQVE; encoded by the coding sequence ATGCAACGTATTGTGTATGTTGACGGTCAGTATGTAGAAGAGCAGGACGCCAAGGTTTCCGTTTTTGACCGCGGTTTTTTGTTCGCCGACGCCGTCTACGAAGTGACTGCGGTCATCAATGGGAAGCTGGCTGAATATGACGGCCACATCACGCGCTTGCAGCTTTCCTGCCGTGAACTCGCACTGCAACTGCCGGTCTCTATTGAGGAGTTGAAAAAGATCCATTTGGCGCTGATCGATAAAAATCAGCTGCACGAAGGAGCTATCTATTTACAACTCAGCCGTGGCAACGCGGGCGATCGCGATTTTCACTTTCCCGGTGCGGAAGTGAAATCCACACTGGTGCTGTTTACTCAGGCACGCGCGGTTATCGATAATCCGAAAGCGGAAACCGGCTTGCACGTAGTGACCTGCCCGGACATTCGCTGGCACCGCCGTGATATCAAGACCGTCAGCCTGCTGGCGGCCTGTTTGGCAAAAGAAGTGGCCCACAGCAAAGGCGCAGATGATGCGTTTCTGGTGGAAAACGGGTTTATCACCGAAGGCAGCTCCTGCAACTGCTATATCGTGCTGGCCGATAACACCGTGGTAACGCGCCAACTGAGCAATGACATTTTGCACGGCATTACCCGTCAGTCACTGCTTGAACTCGCCGCCAAGGACAATATCACTCTGGAAGAGCGTCCGTTCACACCGGAAGAGGCCTACCACGCCAGCGAGATTTTCCTCAGTTCAGCCACCACCTTTGTACTGCCGGTGGTTTCACTGGACGGCAAAACCATCGGCACCGGTAAGCCCGGCCCGATTGCCAAACGACTGCGTGAAATCTATATCGCGCGGGTGAAAGCACAGGTCGAATAA